In a genomic window of Streptococcus oralis subsp. tigurinus:
- a CDS encoding Cof-type HAD-IIB family hydrolase, translating to MADIKLIALDLDGTLLTTDKKLTDRTKEVLKAARDRGIKVVLTTGRPLKAMDFFLHELGTDGQEDEYTITFNGGLVQKNTGEILDKTVFSIDDVARLYEETEKLGLPLDAISEGTVYQIQSDQESLYAKFNPALTFVPVAFEDLSSQMTYNKCVTAFAQEPLDAAIQQISPELFDQYEIFKSRELLLEWSPKNVHKATGLAKLIKHLGIDQSQVMACGDEANDLSMIEWAGLGVAMQNAVPAVKAVANVITPMTNDEEAVAWAIEEYVLKES from the coding sequence ATGGCGGATATTAAATTGATTGCATTGGATTTGGATGGTACTTTGCTGACAACGGATAAAAAGCTAACAGATCGTACCAAGGAAGTCCTCAAAGCTGCGCGTGACCGTGGCATCAAGGTCGTTCTGACAACAGGTCGTCCTTTGAAGGCTATGGATTTCTTTCTCCATGAGCTAGGGACTGATGGTCAGGAGGACGAGTACACCATCACCTTTAATGGTGGTCTAGTGCAAAAAAACACAGGAGAGATTCTCGATAAAACAGTCTTTTCAATCGACGATGTAGCACGATTGTACGAGGAAACTGAAAAACTCGGACTTCCGTTAGATGCCATTTCAGAAGGAACCGTCTATCAAATTCAGTCAGACCAAGAAAGTCTCTATGCTAAGTTCAACCCAGCCCTGACTTTCGTACCTGTCGCTTTTGAAGATCTATCTAGTCAGATGACGTATAATAAATGTGTGACTGCCTTTGCCCAAGAACCTTTGGATGCGGCGATTCAACAGATTTCTCCTGAATTGTTTGACCAATACGAAATCTTCAAATCGCGTGAACTCTTATTGGAATGGTCGCCGAAAAACGTCCACAAGGCAACAGGTTTAGCGAAATTAATTAAACACTTAGGAATCGATCAAAGTCAAGTCATGGCTTGTGGTGACGAGGCCAATGACCTTTCCATGATTGAGTGGGCAGGTCTAGGAGTTGCCATGCAAAATGCAGTTCCAGCAGTTAAGGCAGTTGCAAATGTGATTACTCCGATGACCAACGACGAGGAAGCCGTTGCCTGGGCTATCGAAGAATATGTGCTAAAGGAGAGTTAA
- a CDS encoding SPJ_0845 family protein — protein sequence MAVKFTKTDDLDKMFEEFAKLPDLTQVTFPDDKNKKEKVEKKNR from the coding sequence ATGGCTGTTAAATTTACAAAAACGGATGACTTGGACAAGATGTTTGAAGAATTCGCCAAACTTCCTGACTTAACACAAGTCACTTTCCCAGATGACAAAAACAAAAAAGAAAAAGTTGAGAAGAAAAATAGATGA
- a CDS encoding Tex family protein, with translation MDKKYEKISQDLGVTLKQIDTVLSLTAEGATIPFIARYRKDMTGSLDEVAIKAIIDLDKSLTNLNDRKEAVLAKIQEQGKLTKELEEAILAAEKLADVEELYLPYKEKRRTKATIAREAGLFPLARLILQNVDGLEKEAEKFVCEGFATGQEALAGAVDILVEALSEDVTLRSLTYQEVLRHSKITSKVKDESLDEKQVFQIYYDFSETVGNMQGYRTLALNRGEKLGVLKVGFEHATDRILAFFAARFKVKNAYIDEVVQQSVKKKVLPAIERRIRTELTEKAEEGAIQLFSDNLRNLLLVAPLKGRVVLGFDPAFRTGAKLAVVDATGKMLTTQVIYPVKPASARQIEEAKKDLADLIGQYSVEIIAIGNGTASRESEAFVAEVLKDFPEVSYVIVNESGASVYSASELARQEFPELTVEKRSAISIARRLQDPLAELVKIDPKSIGVGQYQHDVSQKKLSESLDFVVDTVVNQVGVNVNTASPALLSHVAGLNKTISENIVKYREEEGKITSRAQIKKVPRLGAKAFEQAAGFLRIPESSNILDNTGVHPENYAAVKELFKRLDIKDLNEEAQNKLKSLSVKEMAQELDLGPETLKDIIADLLKPGRDFRDSFDAPVLRQDVLDIKDLKVGQKLEGVVRNVVDFGAFVDIGIHEDGLIHISHMSRKFIKHPSQVVSVGDLVTVWVKKIDTEREKVNLSLLAPNESN, from the coding sequence ATGGATAAAAAATATGAAAAAATCTCCCAAGATTTGGGAGTAACCTTAAAGCAAATCGATACTGTTCTAAGTCTGACGGCTGAGGGGGCGACAATTCCCTTCATCGCGCGTTACCGGAAGGACATGACTGGTAGTCTGGATGAGGTGGCGATTAAGGCTATTATTGATCTGGATAAAAGTCTGACAAATCTCAACGACCGTAAAGAAGCTGTCTTGGCTAAGATTCAAGAACAAGGCAAGCTGACCAAGGAATTGGAAGAAGCTATCCTGGCAGCTGAAAAATTAGCAGACGTAGAAGAACTCTACCTTCCTTATAAGGAGAAACGTCGTACCAAGGCAACCATTGCCCGTGAAGCTGGACTCTTTCCTCTTGCTCGCTTGATTTTGCAGAATGTAGATGGCTTAGAGAAAGAAGCTGAGAAGTTTGTCTGTGAAGGATTTGCGACTGGTCAAGAAGCCTTGGCTGGTGCGGTTGATATCTTGGTAGAAGCCTTATCTGAAGATGTGACCTTGCGCTCACTGACCTATCAGGAAGTGTTGAGACACTCTAAAATCACTTCGAAAGTCAAAGATGAAAGTCTTGATGAAAAGCAAGTTTTCCAGATTTATTATGATTTCTCAGAGACAGTTGGCAATATGCAAGGCTATCGTACCTTGGCACTCAATCGTGGGGAAAAGCTAGGCGTCTTAAAAGTCGGTTTTGAGCACGCGACAGATCGTATTCTTGCTTTCTTTGCTGCCCGTTTCAAGGTGAAAAATGCCTATATAGATGAAGTTGTCCAACAGTCAGTTAAGAAAAAGGTCTTGCCTGCTATTGAGCGACGCATTCGGACAGAATTAACTGAGAAAGCAGAAGAAGGAGCTATCCAACTTTTTTCTGACAACCTGCGCAATCTCCTATTGGTTGCTCCGCTGAAAGGGCGCGTGGTTCTAGGATTTGACCCTGCTTTTCGTACAGGTGCCAAACTTGCTGTCGTAGATGCAACAGGGAAAATGCTGACGACTCAAGTCATTTATCCTGTTAAACCAGCCTCAGCTCGTCAAATCGAAGAAGCCAAGAAAGATTTGGCAGATTTGATTGGTCAGTACAGTGTCGAAATCATTGCCATCGGAAATGGAACGGCCAGTCGGGAAAGTGAAGCCTTTGTGGCGGAAGTTCTGAAAGATTTTCCTGAGGTCAGCTATGTTATTGTCAATGAAAGTGGCGCTTCTGTCTACTCTGCCAGCGAACTTGCTCGTCAGGAGTTTCCAGAATTAACTGTTGAAAAACGCTCTGCTATCTCTATCGCTCGACGTTTGCAAGATCCGCTTGCCGAATTGGTCAAAATTGATCCCAAATCAATCGGTGTCGGGCAATACCAGCACGATGTCAGTCAGAAGAAACTGTCTGAAAGTCTGGACTTTGTAGTCGATACCGTGGTCAACCAAGTCGGTGTCAATGTCAATACAGCTAGCCCAGCACTTCTTTCCCATGTGGCTGGACTCAATAAAACCATTTCTGAAAATATTGTCAAATACCGTGAGGAAGAAGGAAAAATCACTTCACGCGCTCAAATCAAGAAGGTTCCTCGCCTAGGTGCCAAAGCCTTTGAACAGGCTGCCGGTTTCCTCCGTATTCCTGAAAGTAGCAATATCCTTGATAATACAGGAGTTCACCCAGAAAACTATGCTGCGGTTAAGGAGCTCTTCAAACGCTTGGATATCAAGGACTTGAATGAAGAAGCACAAAATAAGCTTAAGTCCCTATCAGTCAAGGAGATGGCGCAAGAACTGGATCTTGGACCAGAAACGCTTAAAGATATCATTGCCGACCTTCTCAAACCAGGTCGAGATTTCCGCGACTCTTTTGATGCACCTGTTCTTCGTCAAGATGTCTTGGATATCAAGGATTTAAAAGTCGGCCAGAAGTTGGAAGGTGTGGTGCGTAATGTCGTTGATTTCGGTGCCTTCGTTGATATCGGGATTCACGAGGACGGCCTCATTCATATTTCTCATATGAGTCGCAAATTTATCAAACATCCCAGCCAAGTGGTGTCTGTTGGAGATTTGGTAACGGTTTGGGTTAAGAAAATCGATACTGAACGTGAAAAAGTCAATCTGTCGCTTCTAGCTCCAAATGAATCTAACTGA
- a CDS encoding PspC domain-containing protein produces MNTKFYKMRRNRMVSGVLAGLSDKWNFDVTLVRFLFAIFTISNFGVGVIIYIILASILPTKEEIEAEMYGTGPRKRKEAEAIDDNDGRFW; encoded by the coding sequence ATGAATACAAAATTTTATAAAATGAGACGAAATCGCATGGTGTCGGGAGTCTTAGCTGGTCTATCAGACAAGTGGAATTTTGATGTAACTCTAGTCCGCTTTCTCTTCGCCATTTTTACCATATCAAATTTTGGAGTTGGTGTGATTATTTACATCATCCTCGCCTCTATCCTGCCAACTAAGGAAGAAATCGAAGCAGAAATGTACGGAACAGGACCACGCAAACGCAAGGAAGCCGAGGCCATTGATGACAATGATGGGCGGTTTTGGTGA
- a CDS encoding Cof-type HAD-IIB family hydrolase produces MIKLVATDMDGTFLDGKGRFDMERLKNVLASYKEKGIYFAVASGRGILSLKKLFADVRDEVIFIAENGSYVEFHGEDMYEATMSRDFYLSTFEALKKSPYFDERKMLLTGKKACYVLETVDETYLMFSRHYNENIQKVASLEDITDEIFKFTTNFTEETIVAGEAWVNENVPGVKAMTTGFESIDIVLDYVDKGVAIVELAKKLDLTMDQVMAFGDNLNDLHMMQVVGHPIAPENARPEILELAERVIGHHKDQSVMAYMEGL; encoded by the coding sequence ATGATTAAACTTGTAGCAACGGATATGGACGGAACCTTTCTTGACGGAAAGGGGCGGTTTGATATGGAACGCCTCAAAAACGTACTTGCTTCTTACAAGGAAAAGGGGATTTATTTTGCAGTGGCTTCAGGTCGTGGTATTCTGTCCCTAAAAAAGTTGTTTGCGGATGTGCGTGATGAAGTGATTTTTATAGCTGAAAACGGGAGCTATGTTGAGTTTCATGGTGAGGATATGTATGAGGCTACTATGTCTCGGGATTTTTACTTGAGCACTTTTGAAGCTTTAAAGAAATCACCCTATTTTGATGAAAGAAAAATGCTCTTGACTGGGAAAAAAGCTTGTTATGTTTTGGAAACAGTGGATGAGACCTATCTCATGTTTAGCCGTCACTACAATGAAAATATTCAAAAAGTAGCAAGTTTAGAAGATATCACGGATGAGATTTTTAAATTCACTACTAACTTTACTGAAGAAACGATAGTAGCTGGTGAGGCCTGGGTCAACGAAAATGTTCCTGGTGTGAAAGCCATGACCACAGGTTTTGAATCCATCGATATTGTCTTAGACTATGTTGATAAGGGTGTGGCTATTGTTGAGCTAGCAAAAAAACTGGATCTAACCATGGATCAGGTTATGGCTTTTGGCGATAATCTCAATGACCTGCACATGATGCAGGTTGTTGGACATCCAATCGCTCCTGAAAATGCGCGACCAGAGATTTTAGAATTAGCAGAGAGAGTGATTGGGCACCATAAGGACCAGTCAGTGATGGCTTATATGGAGGGCTTGTAA
- a CDS encoding permease has protein sequence MTVFQSLPPSILQAGAIFLSIMIEALPFVLIGSLISGLIEVYITPDKVYEFLPRNRWGRIFFGTFIGFLFPSCECGIVPIINRFLEKKVPSYTAVPFLVTAPIINPIVLFATYSAFGNSIKFAFLRALGAIVIALVLGIFLGFFWKEPIQKENPIACHEHDFSHLGPARKVFQVFIQAIDEFFDMGRYLVFGCLFAAIVQVYVPTRILTSISASPVLAILLLMFLAFLLSLCSEADAFIGASLLSSFGLAPVLAFLVIGPMLDIKNLLMMKHYLKAHFIWQFMGIVTVLVLLYSYMMGVML, from the coding sequence ATGACTGTTTTCCAATCTCTTCCTCCTAGCATCTTACAAGCAGGGGCTATCTTTCTTTCCATCATGATTGAAGCCCTTCCTTTTGTCTTGATTGGGAGTCTCATTTCGGGATTGATTGAGGTCTATATCACACCTGATAAAGTTTATGAGTTTCTTCCTCGCAATCGTTGGGGGAGGATCTTTTTTGGTACCTTCATTGGCTTTCTCTTTCCATCCTGCGAGTGTGGAATCGTTCCAATTATCAATCGTTTTCTGGAAAAGAAAGTGCCCAGCTACACAGCGGTTCCCTTTCTGGTGACTGCTCCCATTATCAATCCTATCGTTCTTTTCGCCACTTATTCTGCCTTTGGCAATTCAATAAAATTTGCCTTCTTGCGAGCGCTGGGAGCTATTGTGATTGCTTTGGTGCTTGGAATTTTCCTAGGATTTTTCTGGAAGGAACCCATTCAAAAAGAGAATCCTATCGCTTGCCATGAACATGACTTTTCACACTTGGGTCCCGCTAGAAAAGTATTTCAGGTCTTCATACAAGCTATTGATGAGTTTTTCGATATGGGGCGTTACTTGGTCTTTGGCTGTCTCTTTGCGGCTATCGTGCAGGTCTATGTCCCGACTCGGATCTTGACCTCTATCAGCGCAAGTCCAGTCCTTGCGATTCTCTTGCTCATGTTTCTAGCCTTTCTCCTCTCTCTTTGTAGCGAGGCGGACGCCTTTATCGGTGCTTCTCTCCTCTCGAGCTTCGGCCTAGCGCCAGTCCTTGCTTTTCTGGTCATTGGCCCCATGCTTGATATCAAAAATCTCCTCATGATGAAACACTATCTAAAAGCGCACTTCATCTGGCAATTCATGGGCATCGTGACAGTGCTTGTTTTGCTTTATTCTTACATGATGGGGGTGATGCTATGA
- a CDS encoding ABC transporter ATP-binding protein, whose amino-acid sequence MTLLDVKHVQKIYKTRFQGNQVEALKDIHFTVEKGDYVAIMGESGSGKSTLLNILAMLDKPTRGQVYLNGTDTATIKNSQASSFRREKLGFVFQDFNLLDTLSVKDNILLPLVLSRKPITEMMKKLVVTAENLGINQLQEKYPYEISGGQKQRVAVARAIITEPEILLADEPTGALDSKSSAALLDVFDEINERGQTILMVTHSTAAASRAKRVLFIKDGILYNQIYRGDKTERQMFQEISDTLTVMASEVN is encoded by the coding sequence ATGACACTTTTAGATGTAAAACACGTTCAAAAAATCTATAAAACACGTTTTCAAGGCAACCAAGTAGAAGCACTTAAAGACATTCACTTTACCGTAGAAAAGGGTGACTATGTTGCCATCATGGGAGAGTCTGGTTCTGGGAAATCAACCCTGCTCAACATCCTAGCTATGCTGGATAAACCAACTCGAGGTCAGGTTTACTTAAACGGAACAGACACAGCCACTATTAAAAATTCACAGGCTTCGAGTTTCCGTCGTGAGAAGTTGGGATTTGTCTTCCAAGACTTTAACTTGCTAGATACCCTGTCTGTTAAGGACAATATCTTGCTTCCGTTAGTTCTATCACGAAAACCTATTACGGAGATGATGAAGAAATTGGTAGTGACAGCTGAAAATTTGGGCATCAACCAATTGCAAGAGAAGTACCCTTACGAGATCTCAGGTGGTCAAAAGCAGCGGGTAGCAGTAGCACGCGCCATCATCACTGAACCTGAAATTCTCCTTGCGGATGAGCCAACAGGAGCTCTTGACTCCAAGTCATCTGCAGCTCTTCTAGATGTTTTTGATGAAATCAATGAACGCGGTCAAACCATTCTCATGGTAACTCACTCAACGGCGGCAGCCAGCAGGGCCAAACGCGTTCTCTTTATCAAAGACGGCATTCTTTACAACCAAATCTACCGTGGAGACAAGACAGAGCGTCAGATGTTCCAAGAAATCTCTGATACTTTGACTGTCATGGCAAGCGAGGTGAATTAG
- a CDS encoding FtsX-like permease family protein has protein sequence MFRLTNKLAVSNLIKNRKLYYPFALAVLLAVTITYLFYSLSLNPNIGKIRGGETISMTLALGMVVVTIASGIIVLYANSFVMKNRSKELGVYGMLGLEKRHLISMVFKELLIFGSLTLTAGLGLGALFDKLIFALLLKLMKMKVELVSTFQPIVFILVLIVFGAIFLGLIFINAFRIARMNALQLSREKASGEKKGRFLGLQTILGLISLGAGYYLAVTVENPLSAVLIFFVAVLLVILGTYLLFNAGITVFLQILKKNKRYYYQPNNMISVSNLIFRMKKNAVGLATIAILSTMVLVTMSAATSIFKGSETFKKVMNPHDFGITGQNIEKEDINKLLDQYASDKGLTVTKKEVLTYSSFGVANQEGTKLTIFDKGQNRVQPKTVFMVFDQKDYENMTGQKLALSGKEVGLFTKNKELQGQKELTLNNQTYTIKEEIKKDFILEHVPNQYNILTSDYNYLVVPDLQVFLDQHPNSSIFNQYYGGMNVTASEEEQLKLANDYSKFLGDFNRELSKEGSYVYGSNLADSSAQMSALFGGVFFIGIFLSIIFMVGTVLVIYYKQISEGYEDRERFIILQKVGLDQKQIKQTINKQVLTVFFLPLLFAFLHLAFAYHMLSLILKVIGVLDATMMLTVTLSICAIFLIVYVLIFMITSRSYRKIVQM, from the coding sequence ATGTTCCGATTGACCAATAAGTTAGCGGTGTCAAACTTAATCAAAAACCGCAAACTCTACTATCCCTTTGCCTTAGCTGTTCTCTTAGCAGTGACCATCACCTATCTCTTTTATTCATTGTCACTTAATCCTAACATTGGCAAGATCCGAGGGGGAGAAACTATCTCTATGACCCTGGCTCTCGGTATGGTGGTTGTTACCATCGCTTCTGGAATTATTGTCCTGTATGCCAATAGTTTTGTCATGAAGAACCGCTCCAAGGAGCTGGGTGTATATGGTATGCTGGGTCTTGAAAAGCGCCATTTGATCAGTATGGTTTTTAAGGAGCTTCTTATTTTTGGTTCCTTAACCTTGACAGCTGGTCTCGGCCTAGGAGCTCTCTTTGATAAGCTAATCTTTGCCCTTCTTCTGAAGCTGATGAAGATGAAAGTGGAACTCGTTTCGACTTTCCAACCAATTGTCTTTATCCTAGTTCTCATCGTCTTTGGAGCTATCTTCCTAGGTCTAATTTTTATCAATGCCTTTCGCATCGCACGCATGAATGCCCTTCAGCTCTCTCGTGAAAAAGCCAGTGGTGAGAAAAAAGGACGTTTCTTAGGCCTTCAAACCATTCTAGGTCTAATCAGTTTGGGAGCTGGTTATTACCTAGCAGTTACAGTTGAAAATCCACTTTCTGCTGTTCTGATTTTCTTCGTAGCAGTTTTGTTAGTAATTTTGGGAACTTATCTTCTCTTCAATGCAGGAATCACAGTTTTCCTACAAATCTTGAAGAAAAACAAGCGTTATTATTACCAACCTAACAACATGATTTCTGTATCCAATCTCATTTTTCGTATGAAGAAAAATGCGGTTGGTCTGGCGACGATTGCTATTCTTTCAACCATGGTCTTGGTGACAATGTCTGCTGCAACGAGTATCTTTAAAGGCTCTGAAACTTTCAAGAAAGTCATGAATCCACATGATTTTGGAATTACAGGACAGAATATTGAAAAAGAAGACATAAATAAACTCCTAGACCAGTATGCTAGTGATAAGGGATTGACTGTTACAAAGAAAGAAGTTCTTACATACAGTAGCTTTGGTGTAGCAAATCAAGAAGGTACGAAATTAACAATCTTTGACAAAGGTCAAAACCGTGTTCAACCGAAAACTGTTTTTATGGTCTTTGACCAAAAAGACTATGAGAATATGACGGGGCAAAAACTCGCACTTTCAGGAAAGGAAGTTGGATTGTTTACTAAAAACAAAGAACTTCAAGGACAGAAAGAACTGACTCTAAATAACCAGACCTACACGATCAAAGAAGAAATCAAAAAAGATTTTATTCTTGAACATGTCCCAAATCAGTACAATATTCTAACTTCGGACTATAACTATCTGGTTGTTCCTGACCTACAAGTCTTTCTTGACCAGCATCCTAATTCTTCCATCTTTAATCAATACTACGGTGGTATGAATGTAACAGCTAGTGAGGAAGAGCAACTCAAACTTGCCAACGACTATTCAAAATTCCTTGGTGATTTTAATAGAGAATTAAGCAAAGAAGGAAGCTATGTTTACGGAAGCAATCTAGCTGATAGCAGTGCGCAGATGAGTGCTCTCTTTGGTGGAGTCTTCTTCATCGGTATCTTCCTCTCTATCATCTTTATGGTGGGAACAGTTCTTGTCATCTACTACAAACAAATCTCTGAAGGCTATGAAGACCGTGAACGCTTTATCATTTTGCAAAAAGTCGGTCTCGATCAAAAGCAAATCAAGCAAACCATTAATAAACAGGTCCTAACTGTTTTCTTCCTCCCTTTGCTCTTTGCCTTCCTACACCTTGCCTTTGCCTATCATATGCTTAGCCTCATTCTAAAAGTCATTGGGGTACTAGATGCAACCATGATGTTGACCGTTACACTTTCCATTTGTGCTATCTTCCTCATCGTCTATGTCTTGATCTTTATGATTACCTCAAGAAGCTACCGCAAGATTGTGCAAATGTAA
- a CDS encoding VIT1/CCC1 transporter family protein: MTEIKHEIDANFAGRLNILRAGVLGANDGIISIAGVVIGVASATSNIWIIFLSGLAAILAGAFSMAGGEYVSVSTQKDTEEAAVAREQLLLDKDIESAKQSLYAAYLQNGECETSAQLLTNKAFLKNPLKALVEEKYGIEYEEFTNPWHAAISSFIAFVLGSLPPMLSITVFPSDYRIPATVFIVALSLLVTGYTSAKLGKAPTKTAMIRNLCIGLLTMGVTFLLGQLFSI; this comes from the coding sequence ATGACAGAAATAAAACATGAAATTGATGCTAACTTTGCAGGACGACTCAATATCCTACGCGCAGGTGTTCTGGGTGCCAATGATGGAATTATTTCCATCGCTGGAGTCGTTATCGGCGTTGCCAGTGCGACAAGCAATATCTGGATTATCTTTTTATCAGGTTTAGCGGCTATCCTCGCTGGTGCTTTCTCTATGGCCGGTGGCGAATATGTCTCTGTATCCACTCAGAAAGACACGGAAGAAGCCGCTGTTGCCAGAGAACAGTTGCTCTTGGATAAGGACATCGAATCTGCAAAACAATCCCTCTATGCTGCCTATCTTCAAAACGGTGAGTGTGAAACGTCCGCCCAACTTTTGACCAACAAGGCCTTTTTAAAAAATCCACTCAAAGCCTTGGTTGAGGAAAAATACGGTATCGAGTACGAAGAATTTACCAATCCTTGGCATGCTGCTATCTCTAGCTTTATTGCCTTTGTACTGGGAAGTCTTCCTCCCATGCTTTCAATCACCGTCTTTCCAAGTGACTATCGTATTCCTGCTACTGTTTTTATCGTGGCCCTTTCCCTTCTCGTCACTGGCTATACCAGTGCTAAACTAGGCAAGGCTCCTACGAAAACAGCTATGATCCGCAACCTCTGTATCGGACTTCTGACCATGGGCGTAACCTTCCTCTTGGGACAACTCTTTAGCATTTAA
- the ftsY gene encoding signal recognition particle-docking protein FtsY translates to MGLFDRLFGKKEEPKIEDVVKEALENLDLSEEVEETATDKVEETPAQEELPQISTEEVIEPEAVEETAQEELELESDELEQFQEPEEILEEENQETVETEEELASEVVEESPQVEETVQEKYDRSLKKTRTGFGARLNAFFANFRSVDEEFFEELEELLIMSDVGVQVASNLTEELRYEAKLENAKKPDALRRVIIEKLVELYEKDGNYDEQIHFQDGLTVMLFVGVNGVGKTTSIGKLAHRYKQAGKKVMLVAADTFRAGAVAQLAEWGRRVDVPVVTGPEKADPASVVFDGMERAVAEGIDILMIDTAGRLQNKDNLMAELEKIGRIIKRVVPEAPHETFLALDASTGQNALVQAKEFSKITPLTGIVLTKIDGTARGGVVLAIREELNIPVKLIGFGEKIDDIGEFNSENFMKGLLEGLV, encoded by the coding sequence ATGGGATTATTTGACCGTTTATTCGGAAAAAAAGAAGAGCCAAAAATCGAAGATGTTGTAAAAGAAGCACTGGAAAATCTTGATTTGTCAGAAGAGGTCGAAGAAACAGCGACGGACAAAGTGGAAGAAACACCTGCTCAAGAAGAACTTCCTCAGATCTCGACAGAAGAAGTTATTGAACCAGAAGCAGTCGAGGAAACTGCTCAGGAAGAGCTTGAGCTAGAATCTGATGAACTGGAACAATTCCAAGAGCCGGAAGAAATTCTAGAAGAAGAGAACCAAGAAACTGTAGAAACTGAAGAAGAGCTCGCGTCTGAAGTCGTAGAAGAAAGTCCTCAGGTTGAAGAAACCGTTCAGGAAAAATATGACCGTAGTCTCAAAAAAACCCGTACGGGATTCGGTGCTCGTTTGAATGCCTTCTTTGCCAACTTTCGTTCTGTCGATGAAGAATTCTTCGAGGAATTGGAAGAACTGCTTATCATGAGCGACGTTGGTGTGCAAGTCGCTTCAAACTTAACAGAAGAACTACGCTATGAAGCCAAACTCGAAAACGCTAAGAAGCCTGACGCACTTCGTCGTGTCATTATCGAGAAATTGGTTGAACTCTATGAGAAGGATGGCAACTATGATGAACAAATCCACTTCCAAGATGGTTTGACAGTCATGCTCTTTGTTGGTGTTAATGGTGTTGGGAAAACAACTTCTATCGGGAAATTGGCTCATCGCTACAAACAAGCTGGAAAGAAAGTCATGTTGGTTGCGGCAGATACCTTCCGTGCTGGAGCTGTTGCCCAGCTAGCTGAATGGGGCCGACGTGTGGATGTTCCTGTTGTGACGGGGCCTGAAAAGGCTGATCCAGCAAGTGTGGTCTTTGATGGGATGGAACGTGCTGTAGCAGAAGGGATTGATATTCTCATGATTGATACAGCAGGTCGTTTGCAAAACAAGGACAACCTTATGGCCGAGTTGGAAAAGATTGGTCGCATTATCAAGCGTGTCGTTCCAGAGGCACCCCATGAAACCTTCCTGGCCCTTGATGCGTCAACTGGACAGAATGCCTTGGTACAAGCTAAGGAATTTTCTAAGATAACACCATTGACAGGAATTGTTTTGACAAAAATTGATGGAACTGCCCGAGGTGGTGTTGTACTAGCCATTCGAGAAGAACTCAATATCCCTGTAAAATTGATCGGTTTTGGTGAAAAAATCGATGATATCGGTGAATTTAACTCTGAAAACTTTATGAAGGGTCTCTTAGAAGGCTTGGTTTAA
- a CDS encoding SprT family protein has product MNLTEYVQSVSLEDFGRPFKHQAQWNSRLRTTGGRFFPKDGHLDFNPKVYNELGLEVFRKIVRHELCHYHLYFQKKGYRHKDRDFKELLKEVDGLRFVPSLRAQSSYLVYQCQSCQQSYQRKRKIDTKRYLCGVCRGKLVILNRPKD; this is encoded by the coding sequence ATGAATCTAACTGAGTACGTTCAATCTGTTTCTCTCGAAGACTTTGGTAGACCTTTTAAACACCAAGCCCAGTGGAATTCTCGTCTGCGAACGACAGGTGGGCGATTTTTCCCCAAGGATGGGCATTTGGACTTTAATCCCAAGGTTTATAATGAACTTGGTTTGGAGGTTTTTCGGAAAATCGTGCGCCATGAACTCTGTCACTACCACCTTTATTTTCAGAAAAAGGGTTATCGACATAAGGATCGAGATTTTAAGGAACTTTTGAAAGAAGTGGATGGACTGCGCTTTGTACCATCTTTGAGAGCCCAAAGTAGTTACCTAGTCTATCAGTGTCAATCCTGCCAGCAATCCTATCAACGCAAGAGGAAGATTGACACGAAACGCTATCTCTGTGGCGTCTGCCGTGGTAAACTTGTCATTTTAAATCGGCCTAAGGACTGA